Proteins co-encoded in one Rhodothermia bacterium genomic window:
- a CDS encoding ATP-binding protein, whose product MDFDKHSGLRPKIGVITQGSLGKGLTMRLDVGLSVEQLKAGKYMVVEGQHYDFFTMITDVSLEAANPTILLNPPEPNDFLLKEVMKGHAIYATVVLKPLLMTPNKHHPDLGRFEATRVKTIPSHFSLVAEAQADDIARIFGDEANLDENNKQRFFYIGTPLDMDEIPLCVDLDRLVERSNAVFGKTGTGKTFLTRLLLCGTIKSNKAVNLIFDMHSEYGFSARQEGKSVPFVKGLRELFPGKVAIFSLDPESTRKRTQGINPDYEVFLYADQVEPEDILPLQQTLNLTQTAAESTYLLRNKLGKFWLIRLLQSESEEDLTELAKDCGANLQSVSALKRKLEQVCGLGFFKRETNSGKTDIIEQLLENILKNKSVVLEFGRYDSLKAYMFVANIITRRLRQAYEQKTNTYLSSRQEQDKPPQLMITIEEAHKFLQPGIASETPFGVIAREMRKYFVSLLIVDQRPSAIDDEVLSQIGTKIVAQLNDEKDINAALVGTSDASGLRQVLASLDSKQQALVMGHAVPMPVVLKTRTYDEAFYDAMRPEKAVNIRREITEIF is encoded by the coding sequence ATGGATTTTGATAAACACAGTGGGCTTCGTCCTAAAATAGGCGTTATTACACAGGGATCTCTGGGAAAAGGACTAACCATGCGCTTAGATGTAGGACTTTCCGTAGAACAACTGAAAGCTGGAAAGTACATGGTCGTCGAAGGACAGCATTATGATTTCTTCACCATGATTACAGATGTTTCATTAGAGGCGGCAAATCCAACAATTTTATTAAATCCACCCGAACCAAATGACTTTCTGCTCAAAGAGGTGATGAAGGGGCATGCCATTTATGCAACGGTTGTTTTGAAACCATTGCTTATGACCCCGAATAAACATCACCCCGATTTGGGAAGATTTGAAGCAACCCGTGTTAAAACCATACCGAGTCATTTTTCTTTGGTGGCAGAAGCACAAGCCGATGACATCGCACGGATTTTTGGAGATGAAGCCAATTTAGACGAAAACAATAAACAGCGCTTTTTTTATATCGGTACACCACTTGACATGGATGAAATTCCGCTATGTGTAGATTTAGATCGTCTGGTGGAACGGAGTAACGCCGTTTTTGGCAAAACAGGAACTGGTAAAACGTTTTTGACCCGATTACTCTTGTGTGGAACCATTAAAAGCAATAAAGCCGTAAACTTGATTTTTGACATGCACTCTGAATATGGCTTTTCTGCCAGACAAGAGGGGAAATCAGTTCCTTTTGTCAAAGGTTTGCGTGAATTATTTCCGGGTAAAGTTGCCATTTTTTCGTTGGATCCAGAAAGTACACGGAAAAGAACACAAGGCATTAATCCAGATTATGAAGTGTTTTTATATGCCGATCAGGTGGAACCAGAAGATATTCTACCACTACAACAAACCTTAAATTTAACCCAAACGGCTGCTGAAAGTACCTATTTATTACGCAATAAACTTGGTAAATTCTGGCTCATCCGATTGCTTCAATCTGAATCAGAAGAAGATTTGACAGAACTCGCAAAGGATTGTGGAGCAAATTTGCAGTCTGTTTCTGCTCTCAAAAGAAAATTAGAACAGGTGTGCGGGCTTGGCTTTTTTAAGAGAGAAACAAATAGTGGAAAAACAGATATTATCGAACAATTACTGGAAAATATCCTCAAAAACAAATCGGTTGTTTTGGAGTTTGGCCGCTACGATAGCCTAAAAGCCTATATGTTTGTGGCAAACATCATCACCAGAAGACTACGCCAAGCCTACGAACAAAAAACAAATACGTACCTCTCTTCACGTCAAGAACAAGACAAACCACCACAATTAATGATCACAATAGAAGAAGCACATAAATTTCTTCAGCCCGGCATTGCTTCTGAGACTCCCTTTGGCGTAATTGCACGAGAAATGCGGAAATATTTTGTCTCTCTATTGATTGTTGACCAAAGACCCAGTGCAATTGACGATGAGGTGCTTAGTCAAATTGGAACCAAAATCGTTGCACAACTAAATGATGAGAAAGACATTAATGCCGCTTTAGTCGGGACAAGTGATGCCTCTGGGCTTCGACAAGTTCTCGCAAGTTTAGACTCAAAACAACAAGCTTTGGTGATGGGCCATGCTGTACCAATGCCGGTTGTGCTAAAAACAAGAACCTACGACGAAGCTTTTTATGATGCCATGCGTCCTGAAAAAGCAGTCAATATTCGTCGTGAAATTACAGAAATTTTCTAA
- a CDS encoding DUF1624 domain-containing protein gives MKAANRWVFVDIFRFTAVVLMLQGHTFDAYLSPEIKKMAWFQGNHTFIHGFTSPIFLFSSGLAFGVATFRKWNHFTSWSPALWKRIRRYLLLLAIGYWLHLAYFSFAKILTQMSEKNILFFFQIDALQIIGVTLAFCQFSVFILKKKKHFITLLSLLFLSIFFITPFLWGSDLTSIPLVIRGYLDKSIGSYFPLFPWSMYLFAGIISAFLFRNWQEKMSNNQVSLRFAAIGLLFILIGKPGMENWINPFRDPDGVYSFLVIHNLGYILLIISLLYWVDQFFLQPMIEKNPHGLPILKNITLMGQETLAIYVMHLFIVYGSPLNQSVLPSMRYNMEVLPALFYAILLFVSMFYYAKFWSWFKKERPSDFKTFQYIGVGLLLYLFLINDWVLHLI, from the coding sequence ATGAAAGCCGCCAACCGTTGGGTTTTTGTTGATATTTTCCGGTTCACCGCTGTTGTACTCATGCTTCAGGGGCATACATTCGATGCTTATTTATCTCCAGAAATAAAAAAAATGGCTTGGTTTCAAGGAAACCATACATTTATCCACGGATTTACCAGTCCAATCTTTTTATTCTCTTCTGGCTTGGCATTCGGTGTGGCTACTTTTCGTAAATGGAACCATTTTACGTCGTGGTCTCCTGCCCTTTGGAAGAGAATTAGAAGGTATCTCCTCCTTTTGGCCATCGGTTATTGGCTGCATTTGGCGTATTTTTCTTTTGCAAAAATCTTAACACAGATGTCTGAGAAGAATATCCTTTTTTTCTTTCAGATTGATGCACTTCAGATTATAGGGGTTACATTGGCTTTTTGTCAATTTTCTGTTTTTATTCTAAAAAAGAAAAAACATTTCATTACACTTCTTTCCTTATTGTTTTTATCAATCTTTTTTATCACACCTTTTTTATGGGGCAGTGACCTTACCAGTATTCCACTTGTAATAAGAGGATATTTAGACAAATCTATTGGTTCATATTTCCCCTTATTTCCTTGGAGTATGTATTTATTTGCTGGAATTATCTCTGCCTTTCTCTTCCGTAATTGGCAAGAGAAAATGTCTAATAATCAAGTATCTTTAAGATTTGCTGCAATTGGTTTATTATTCATTCTAATTGGAAAGCCGGGGATGGAAAATTGGATTAACCCATTCCGTGATCCTGATGGCGTATATTCCTTTCTTGTGATTCATAATTTAGGGTATATCCTCCTTATTATATCATTGCTCTATTGGGTTGACCAATTTTTTTTACAACCTATGATAGAGAAAAATCCACATGGCTTGCCAATCCTAAAAAACATCACCTTAATGGGGCAAGAAACACTTGCAATTTATGTAATGCACTTATTTATTGTTTATGGCTCGCCACTGAACCAAAGCGTCTTACCTTCTATGCGATATAACATGGAAGTATTACCTGCATTGTTCTATGCTATTTTGCTTTTTGTTTCCATGTTCTATTATGCAAAATTTTGGTCATGGTTCAAAAAAGAACGGCCCTCGGATTTTAAGACTTTTCAATACATAGGTGTTGGATTACTTCTTTATCTCTTTTTGATAAATGACTGGGTTCTCCATTTAATTTAA